One genomic window of Tenacibaculum tangerinum includes the following:
- the cas9 gene encoding type II CRISPR RNA-guided endonuclease Cas9 (Cas9, originally named Csn1, is the large, multifunctional signature protein of type II CRISPR/Cas systems. It is well known even to general audiences because its RNA-guided endonuclease activity has made it a popular tool for custom editing of eukaryotic genomes.), with product MTKKVLGLDLGTNSIGWALVENNFDKKEGKILQLGSRIIPMSQDIIDNFGNGISHSQTSERTNYRSTRRLYQRDNLRRERLHRVLNVLNFLPKHYKKSIDFEKKIGQFKKETKLNYYEDASGKFQFLFKDSFSEMLSEFKAQHPSLFYKNKKGKETKIPYDWTIYYLRKKALKEKISKEELSWLLLNFNQKRGYYQLRGEEEEIQDGKTKTFETLKVDSVEDSGEVIKKTGENLFTIHFDNGW from the coding sequence ATGACTAAAAAAGTTTTAGGCTTAGATTTAGGTACCAACTCAATTGGTTGGGCATTGGTAGAAAACAATTTCGATAAGAAGGAAGGTAAAATACTACAACTCGGTAGTAGAATAATACCCATGTCTCAAGATATTATAGATAATTTTGGGAATGGCATCTCTCATTCTCAAACTTCAGAAAGGACAAATTATAGAAGTACCAGAAGATTATATCAAAGAGATAATTTGAGAAGAGAAAGGCTTCATAGAGTTTTAAATGTGTTAAACTTCTTACCAAAACACTACAAAAAATCTATAGATTTTGAAAAAAAAATTGGTCAGTTTAAAAAAGAAACTAAATTGAATTACTATGAAGATGCTTCTGGCAAATTTCAGTTCTTATTTAAAGACTCTTTCAGCGAAATGCTTTCAGAATTTAAAGCACAACATCCGAGTCTATTTTATAAGAATAAAAAAGGTAAAGAAACCAAAATACCTTATGATTGGACGATTTACTACCTACGTAAAAAAGCATTGAAAGAAAAAATTTCAAAAGAAGAATTATCTTGGTTGTTATTAAATTTTAATCAAAAAAGAGGGTATTATCAATTAAGAGGTGAAGAAGAGGAAATACAAGATGGAAAAACTAAAACTTTTGAAACGTTAAAAGTAGATAGCGTTGAAGATTCAGGTGAAGTCATTAAAAAAACAGGAGAAAACTTATTTACTATTCATTTTGATAATGGTTGGTAA
- the cas9 gene encoding type II CRISPR RNA-guided endonuclease Cas9 (Cas9, originally named Csn1, is the large, multifunctional signature protein of type II CRISPR/Cas systems. It is well known even to general audiences because its RNA-guided endonuclease activity has made it a popular tool for custom editing of eukaryotic genomes.) — protein MFRYLFMEDIIFYQRPLKSKKSTIAGCQYESRKYTKKNKKGIEETIKQPLKVISKSNPLFIEFRLWQFLRNLKIYKIEGKNDVDITDYCLRSEEEWCDLFDFLNDKKEVEQKNIIDYLIKVKRLEREQKENYRWNYVVDKKYPINETRSLIISRLKNVENIPNNFILSKEIEKKLWHLIYSITDKNEFITALATFALKNNFDKESFVRSFEKFPPFKAEYGSYSEKAIKKLLPLMRMGKYWNEDDIISDAKNRIVAINERIKHLQVSDDEKIDEKKLSEAISLVSDDEIPSKFIKSFLKLKDKNPLSGLNTYQACYAVYERHSEVNVIQQWKTPTDINNYLFEFKQHSLRNPIVEQVILETLRTVRDIWEFNLENDPDFKFSEIHLELGRDIKNSADKRKKIASKQNENENNRIKLLLHELKNNYTKEDIRPFSPNHQEILKIYEEGVYQNPKTSFNTVSEEEISKIRKNTSPTATEITRYRLWLEQNYISPYTGHPIPLSKLFSSDYQIEHIIPQSRYFDNSLSNKVICESAVNELKSNQTAYEFLKNSPEQIVNLGNGKTVKLLSLESYIAHCENYFKNNRAKLKNLLSEDVPEGFINRQMNDSRYINKFIKGLLSNIVREENEKEATAKNLVPVSGAITSKLKQDWELNEVWNELITPRFKRLNQITNSQDYGYIDFQKDKNGNNTGKEFFRTKSPTNVHKKRIDHRHHALDALVIACCTKDHVNYISSLETERTNYSLVNKLRHQKKIQRLNKKGELVTKKIATTYKKPWSSFRDDAKEKLDTIIVSFKKNTRVINKATNKYLSYKDEQGNLRLDKNKNPKKAITQQTKGKNWAIRKPLHTPLPYGKNQYNFTILEICKNVRNRNFINDKIIKVKVNDIFIEKNSKVGDTQKYLKKHPISINGEVIKYTIFNLPQKRYRKRKPINTLSNRGQGGIKTLRNALDFINKISDIGIRNDLLNHLKEHKNDIDIAFSVQGLEQFNIERKIPVFRLPISEYSEGKFPIGVNKKYGEAESGTNLFFAIYWNEDQQKREFETLPLNEVIEHQKWRATLTKEERKETPLIPIKPSKGKFLFSLSPNDLVYVPTSEEIENSKNIDFDNLTKERASQVYKMVSSTNKQCFFLNNRVSSPIKNKLEFSALNKMEKTIEGIMVKNVCWKLVVDRLGNIIKVIK, from the coding sequence ATGTTTAGGTATCTTTTTATGGAAGATATTATCTTTTATCAAAGACCTTTAAAGAGTAAAAAATCTACGATTGCTGGATGCCAATATGAATCAAGAAAATACACTAAAAAAAATAAAAAAGGAATAGAAGAAACCATTAAACAACCTTTAAAAGTAATTTCAAAATCAAACCCCTTATTTATAGAGTTTAGATTATGGCAGTTTTTAAGAAATTTGAAAATTTATAAAATCGAAGGAAAGAATGATGTCGACATCACAGATTATTGTTTACGAAGTGAAGAAGAATGGTGTGATTTATTTGATTTTTTAAATGACAAAAAAGAAGTTGAACAAAAAAACATTATTGATTACTTAATCAAAGTAAAAAGATTAGAAAGAGAGCAAAAAGAAAATTACAGATGGAATTATGTTGTTGATAAAAAATATCCAATAAATGAAACTCGTTCATTAATAATTTCAAGGTTAAAAAATGTTGAAAACATCCCAAATAACTTTATTTTAAGTAAAGAAATAGAGAAAAAACTTTGGCATCTTATTTATTCTATAACAGATAAAAATGAATTTATAACCGCCTTGGCGACATTTGCTTTAAAAAACAACTTTGATAAAGAGAGTTTTGTAAGAAGTTTTGAGAAATTCCCTCCTTTCAAAGCTGAATATGGTTCTTATTCTGAAAAGGCTATTAAAAAGTTATTGCCTTTGATGCGTATGGGAAAATATTGGAACGAAGATGATATTATATCTGATGCAAAGAATAGAATTGTAGCTATAAATGAAAGAATTAAACACTTACAAGTCTCAGATGACGAAAAAATTGATGAAAAAAAATTAAGTGAGGCAATTTCTCTTGTTTCAGATGATGAGATACCTTCAAAATTTATTAAAAGCTTTTTAAAATTAAAAGATAAAAATCCGCTTTCTGGTTTAAATACCTATCAAGCATGTTATGCCGTTTATGAAAGACATTCTGAGGTTAATGTAATTCAACAGTGGAAAACACCGACTGATATAAACAACTACTTGTTTGAATTTAAACAGCATAGTTTACGAAACCCTATAGTAGAACAAGTTATTCTGGAAACACTACGAACTGTTAGAGACATTTGGGAATTTAATTTAGAAAACGACCCTGATTTTAAATTCTCTGAAATTCATTTGGAATTGGGGAGAGATATTAAAAACTCTGCTGACAAACGCAAGAAAATAGCGAGTAAACAAAATGAAAATGAAAACAATAGAATTAAACTGCTATTGCATGAATTAAAGAATAATTATACAAAAGAAGATATTAGACCCTTTTCTCCAAACCATCAAGAAATTCTAAAAATTTATGAGGAAGGTGTTTACCAAAACCCTAAAACTTCTTTTAATACCGTAAGTGAAGAAGAAATTTCAAAAATTAGAAAAAACACAAGTCCAACAGCAACAGAAATAACAAGATATAGGTTATGGTTAGAGCAAAACTATATTTCTCCGTACACTGGACACCCTATTCCACTGAGTAAGTTATTTTCATCCGATTATCAAATTGAACACATTATACCACAATCTCGATATTTTGATAATTCTTTAAGCAATAAAGTTATTTGTGAAAGCGCTGTTAACGAGCTTAAGAGTAATCAAACAGCGTATGAATTCTTAAAAAATTCACCAGAACAAATCGTTAATTTAGGAAATGGCAAAACTGTTAAACTTTTATCATTAGAAAGCTATATAGCGCACTGTGAAAACTACTTTAAGAACAATAGAGCAAAGTTAAAAAACTTGTTAAGTGAAGATGTGCCAGAGGGTTTTATTAACCGACAAATGAATGACAGTAGATATATTAACAAGTTCATAAAGGGATTACTAAGTAACATAGTTAGAGAGGAAAATGAAAAAGAAGCAACTGCCAAAAATTTAGTTCCTGTTTCTGGAGCAATAACGAGTAAACTGAAACAAGATTGGGAATTGAACGAGGTTTGGAATGAATTGATAACACCTCGCTTTAAACGTCTGAATCAAATAACAAACTCTCAAGATTATGGTTATATCGATTTTCAAAAAGATAAGAACGGTAATAACACAGGAAAAGAGTTCTTTAGAACCAAAAGTCCAACAAACGTACATAAAAAAAGAATCGACCATCGCCACCATGCACTAGATGCTTTGGTAATTGCCTGTTGCACAAAAGACCATGTTAATTATATCTCTTCTTTAGAAACCGAAAGAACTAATTACTCATTAGTGAATAAATTAAGACATCAAAAAAAAATACAACGACTGAATAAAAAAGGTGAACTCGTAACAAAGAAGATAGCGACTACCTATAAAAAACCATGGAGTTCGTTTCGTGATGACGCAAAAGAAAAATTAGATACAATAATTGTTAGTTTTAAAAAAAATACTCGGGTTATTAATAAAGCAACTAACAAATACTTGTCGTATAAAGACGAACAAGGAAATTTACGTTTAGATAAAAACAAGAATCCAAAAAAAGCAATTACCCAACAAACCAAGGGAAAAAACTGGGCTATACGCAAACCTTTACATACTCCTTTACCTTATGGGAAAAATCAATACAATTTTACAATACTTGAAATTTGTAAAAATGTTAGAAATCGAAACTTTATTAATGATAAAATAATTAAAGTCAAAGTAAATGACATTTTTATAGAAAAAAACTCAAAAGTTGGAGACACACAAAAATATTTAAAGAAACACCCTATCAGCATTAATGGTGAGGTTATTAAATATACTATTTTTAATTTACCACAAAAAAGGTACAGAAAAAGAAAACCTATTAACACTTTATCTAATAGAGGTCAAGGAGGTATTAAAACATTAAGAAATGCCTTAGATTTTATTAATAAAATTTCTGATATTGGTATTAGAAATGACTTATTAAACCATCTAAAAGAACATAAAAATGATATTGATATTGCTTTTTCCGTTCAAGGGTTAGAACAATTTAATATAGAAAGAAAAATTCCTGTCTTTAGATTACCCATCTCTGAATATTCTGAAGGTAAATTTCCTATTGGAGTAAATAAAAAATATGGAGAAGCAGAAAGTGGTACAAACCTATTTTTTGCGATTTATTGGAATGAAGATCAGCAAAAAAGAGAATTTGAAACGCTCCCTTTAAATGAAGTTATTGAACATCAAAAATGGAGAGCCACGTTAACCAAAGAAGAACGAAAAGAAACGCCTTTAATACCCATTAAACCCTCTAAAGGGAAGTTTTTATTCTCGTTATCTCCCAACGATTTGGTATATGTACCTACAAGTGAAGAAATTGAAAATTCTAAAAATATTGATTTTGATAATTTAACTAAAGAAAGAGCTAGCCAAGTTTATAAGATGGTAAGCTCTACAAATAAGCAATGTTTCTTTTTAAACAACAGAGTGTCAAGCCCTATTAAAAACAAATTAGAGTTTTCTGCTCTCAATAAAATGGAAAAAACAATAGAAGGTATAATGGTAAAAAATGTATGTTGGAAACTAGTCGTGGATAGGTTAGGGAATATTATTAAAGTAATAAAATAG
- the cas1 gene encoding type II CRISPR-associated endonuclease Cas1 — translation MLKRTIYIGNPSYLRLKQHQLVVACTNTKEPKGTVPIEDMALLVLDHPQITLSTQLINRLMGNTVAIVHCDNHHLPSGLMLPMAGHSQLTERWRHQLAASIPLKKQLWKQTITAKITNQKELLAKYQQPTEAMNVYLQKLVSGDETNMEGKAANHYWKYILTDFQRERFGEAPNNFLNFGYAVLRSIVARALVSSGLLPAMGIFHKNKYNPYCLADDIMEPYRPFVDLLVLEYITLHPTEEELTQQAKAHLLTIATQDVLIDAKKRPLLVAVTTTTASLYKCFTGERRTILYPLMV, via the coding sequence ATGTTAAAACGCACCATATATATAGGCAATCCTAGCTATTTACGACTCAAACAACATCAGTTAGTCGTAGCTTGCACCAATACCAAAGAACCAAAAGGAACCGTACCTATTGAAGATATGGCGTTGTTAGTATTAGACCATCCTCAAATCACCCTTTCTACCCAGCTTATCAACCGTTTAATGGGCAATACGGTTGCGATTGTTCATTGCGACAACCACCACCTTCCGAGCGGTTTGATGTTGCCTATGGCAGGACATTCTCAACTTACCGAGCGTTGGCGACATCAATTAGCAGCTTCAATTCCTTTGAAAAAACAATTATGGAAACAAACCATTACTGCCAAAATAACCAATCAAAAAGAATTACTCGCTAAATACCAACAGCCCACAGAAGCTATGAATGTGTACTTACAAAAGTTAGTTTCGGGAGATGAAACCAATATGGAAGGGAAAGCTGCCAACCATTATTGGAAATACATTTTAACCGATTTTCAGCGAGAGCGTTTTGGAGAAGCGCCTAACAATTTTCTCAATTTCGGATATGCCGTATTACGAAGTATTGTAGCTCGGGCGTTGGTAAGTAGCGGGTTGTTACCCGCCATGGGTATTTTTCATAAAAACAAATACAATCCGTATTGTTTAGCCGATGATATTATGGAGCCCTATCGCCCGTTTGTAGACCTATTAGTTTTAGAATATATAACGCTACACCCTACCGAAGAAGAATTGACTCAACAAGCCAAAGCGCACTTGTTAACCATTGCTACACAAGACGTACTTATCGATGCCAAAAAGCGCCCTTTATTGGTCGCCGTAACTACTACTACGGCTAGCTTGTATAAATGCTTTACTGGAGAACGCAGAACCATTTTATACCCTCTTATGGTATGA
- the cas2 gene encoding CRISPR-associated endonuclease Cas2 — protein sequence MSEQRYNAYRVMWILVLFDLPTETKAERKAASTFRKRLIADGFVMFQFSIYMRHCPSRENSKVHVKRVKSSLPKYGKVCVFEITDKQFEMMEIFHGRKEIPKPQPVQQLELFYFLFSIKCKNHL from the coding sequence ATGAGTGAGCAGCGGTATAATGCCTATCGAGTTATGTGGATATTAGTATTGTTTGATTTACCTACTGAAACCAAAGCCGAGCGAAAGGCGGCAAGTACGTTTAGAAAACGATTGATAGCCGATGGTTTTGTAATGTTTCAGTTTTCCATTTATATGCGGCACTGCCCCAGTAGAGAAAATAGCAAAGTACATGTAAAAAGAGTAAAAAGTTCGTTGCCTAAGTATGGAAAAGTATGTGTATTTGAAATTACAGACAAGCAGTTTGAGATGATGGAAATTTTTCATGGTAGAAAAGAAATTCCAAAACCTCAACCAGTACAACAACTAGAATTGTTTTATTTTTTGTTTTCTATAAAATGTAAAAACCACCTGTAA
- a CDS encoding C40 family peptidase, with translation MKRQWFLWVFLMAFIVFRYSNQGSATKESSKNSTKSTKVEQLITIANDYKGVPYGAGGTTRKGMDCSGLVNTSFKKIGVQLPRSSSAMSTKGTTIDLEEVKVGDLLFFDISRLEGGINHVGLVTAVVNNEVFFIHSTTSQGVIVSSMNETYWKKEFVKAKRVL, from the coding sequence ATGAAAAGACAATGGTTTTTATGGGTGTTTTTAATGGCATTTATTGTGTTTCGTTACTCGAATCAAGGAAGTGCAACAAAAGAGTCGTCTAAAAATTCAACCAAAAGCACCAAAGTTGAGCAACTGATAACGATTGCCAATGATTATAAGGGTGTGCCGTATGGGGCGGGAGGTACGACTCGCAAAGGAATGGATTGTTCGGGATTGGTCAATACATCGTTTAAAAAAATAGGAGTTCAGTTACCGCGTTCGTCTAGCGCCATGAGTACAAAAGGGACAACAATTGACTTAGAGGAAGTAAAAGTTGGAGATTTATTGTTTTTTGACATCTCTCGTTTAGAGGGTGGAATTAATCACGTAGGGTTGGTAACTGCTGTGGTAAATAATGAAGTGTTTTTTATTCATTCGACAACCTCACAAGGAGTGATTGTTTCTTCTATGAATGAAACGTATTGGAAAAAGGAGTTTGTAAAAGCAAAAAGAGTTTTGTAG
- a CDS encoding C40 family peptidase: protein MIRKLLFVCLFSFLMISCGASKNVSSTYKKTTDTRTLSEKNTSISGEASIADKVVWTAVTYKGVPYRFGGMTKKGMDCSGLIFTSFQQRNVPIGRTSYEMYAQGISIPLREVQRGDLLFFKTSRKRGKINHVGLVTSVTNGDIRFIHSTTSKGVIVTSLYESYWKRAFIKAKRVL, encoded by the coding sequence ATGATTAGAAAGCTACTTTTTGTTTGTCTATTTTCTTTTTTGATGATTTCGTGTGGCGCTTCAAAAAATGTAAGTAGCACTTATAAAAAAACAACCGATACCAGAACTCTTTCAGAAAAAAACACGAGTATTTCAGGAGAGGCAAGCATAGCAGATAAAGTCGTGTGGACAGCTGTTACGTATAAAGGTGTGCCCTATCGCTTTGGAGGAATGACCAAGAAAGGAATGGATTGTTCGGGATTGATTTTTACCTCATTTCAGCAACGAAATGTACCCATTGGTAGAACTTCTTATGAAATGTATGCGCAAGGGATAAGTATTCCATTACGAGAAGTGCAAAGAGGTGATTTGTTGTTTTTTAAAACATCAAGAAAGAGGGGGAAAATAAATCATGTTGGCTTGGTGACCTCTGTTACGAACGGAGATATTCGTTTTATTCACTCAACTACCTCAAAAGGAGTGATTGTTACTTCGTTGTATGAGAGTTATTGGAAACGTGCTTTTATTAAAGCCAAACGTGTGCTGTAA